In Crinalium epipsammum PCC 9333, the following are encoded in one genomic region:
- a CDS encoding bifunctional serine/threonine-protein kinase/formylglycine-generating enzyme family protein yields the protein MLSCQNPQCQNPFNPDTNKYCHTCGSSQLSELFRHRYRVIKVLGEGGFGKTYLTEDADRLDSPCVIKQFAPQVTGTAELQKSTELFKHEARQLYELGENHSQIPRLNAYFEYGTSLYLVQEFIQGDNLLTELKQKPYTEQQIREFLTDLLPVLDFIHTSNVIHRDIKPDNIIRRQPDKKLVLIDFGGAKQITQTNLARQGTGIYTPGYAPTEQMSGRAIPASDLYALGVTCVRLLTQCLPIFNVYGEIDNDIYDAVNLEWLWRQRLQTMSVTISNELAAILDKLLIHAPRERYQTAQEVLRDLNSSPSQQRIPTTIVVTPPIFPSSNSPSLSTGRGQGGGVPLKTFQFDVVTVDSQGNISNRQRHQAEYLPENLGNGVTLDMVSLPGGSFLMGSPDTEEGRYDNETPQHKVKISPFLIGKTPVTQAQWKAVAALPQINQKLDLDPSRFKGANRPVENVSWNDAIEFCARLTKKTGRKYRLPSEAEWEYACRAGTTTPFHFGETISPEIANYEGNYAYGSGKKGKYRQETTVVGSFQVANAFGLYDMHGNVWEWCADFWHENYYDAPTDGSVWEFGGT from the coding sequence ATGCTTTCCTGCCAAAACCCCCAATGTCAGAACCCCTTCAACCCCGACACTAACAAATATTGTCACACCTGCGGTTCCAGCCAACTCAGCGAACTATTTCGCCACCGCTATCGAGTCATCAAAGTATTAGGGGAAGGCGGATTTGGCAAAACCTACCTAACGGAAGATGCAGATCGACTTGACTCACCTTGCGTAATCAAACAATTTGCCCCGCAAGTCACCGGAACAGCAGAACTGCAAAAATCTACAGAATTATTCAAACACGAAGCGCGACAACTTTACGAACTTGGAGAAAACCATTCTCAAATTCCCCGCTTAAATGCTTATTTTGAATATGGCACAAGCTTATATTTAGTCCAAGAATTTATTCAAGGCGATAATTTACTAACAGAATTAAAACAAAAACCCTATACCGAACAACAAATCAGAGAATTTTTAACAGACTTATTACCCGTACTCGACTTTATCCACACCAGCAACGTTATCCACCGCGATATTAAGCCAGATAACATTATTCGCCGTCAACCAGATAAAAAATTAGTATTAATCGACTTTGGTGGTGCAAAGCAAATAACTCAAACCAACTTAGCCAGACAAGGTACAGGTATTTATACACCAGGTTACGCACCAACAGAGCAGATGTCAGGTAGAGCTATTCCCGCTAGTGACTTATATGCTTTAGGTGTAACTTGTGTGCGGTTATTAACTCAATGTTTGCCGATTTTTAATGTCTACGGTGAAATTGATAATGATATTTATGATGCCGTAAATTTAGAATGGCTATGGCGACAACGCCTGCAAACAATGAGCGTAACTATTAGTAATGAATTAGCAGCAATATTAGATAAACTTTTAATCCACGCACCCAGAGAGAGATATCAAACTGCACAAGAAGTCCTCAGAGACTTAAACTCGTCACCATCACAACAGCGCATCCCAACAACTATTGTAGTTACTCCCCCAATCTTCCCATCATCAAACTCCCCCTCCCTGTCAACGGGGAGGGGGCAGGGGGGTGGGGTTCCTCTAAAAACCTTTCAATTTGACGTAGTAACAGTAGACTCACAAGGCAATATTAGCAACCGCCAACGCCATCAAGCAGAATATTTACCTGAAAATTTAGGCAACGGGGTAACTTTAGATATGGTATCTCTACCTGGGGGAAGCTTCCTTATGGGTTCACCGGATACTGAAGAAGGAAGATATGATAACGAAACTCCGCAGCACAAAGTTAAAATATCACCCTTCTTGATCGGTAAAACTCCTGTCACCCAAGCACAATGGAAAGCAGTTGCAGCATTACCCCAAATTAATCAAAAATTAGATTTAGATCCATCTAGATTTAAAGGTGCAAACCGCCCAGTAGAAAACGTATCTTGGAACGACGCGATCGAATTTTGTGCCAGGTTAACTAAAAAAACAGGCAGAAAATATCGTTTACCCAGTGAAGCAGAATGGGAATATGCTTGTCGTGCAGGAACAACTACACCATTTCACTTTGGCGAAACAATCAGCCCAGAAATAGCTAATTATGAGGGAAATTATGCTTATGGTTCCGGTAAAAAAGGAAAATATCGCCAAGAAACAACAGTTGTAGGCAGTTTTCAAGTAGCAAACGCCTTTGGTTTATATGATATGCACGGAAATGTTTGGGAATGGTGCGCTGACTTTTGGCATGAAAATTATTATGATGCGCCTACTGATGGAAGTGTGTGGGAATTTGGGGGGACGTGA
- a CDS encoding IS607 family transposase translates to MSKLTISEAAKLKGVAVSTLRRWEAEGKLIPERTANGHRRYDLAQLLGITADSSITVGYARVSSHEQKPDLERQKQVLELFCATHGWQYQIIDDLGSGLNYSKRGLQRLIRMITDNQVERLVLTHKDRLLRFGSELIFSLCEHFGTEVVIINRTEDASFEEDLAKDVLEIITVFSARLYGSRSHKNKKIVEDLREVAEKL, encoded by the coding sequence ATGAGTAAGTTAACTATATCAGAAGCAGCTAAACTTAAAGGAGTTGCCGTTTCCACGTTAAGGAGGTGGGAAGCGGAGGGCAAGCTAATCCCTGAACGTACAGCCAATGGGCATCGTAGGTACGATCTAGCTCAATTATTGGGGATAACAGCAGATAGTTCAATTACAGTCGGTTATGCCAGAGTATCAAGTCACGAACAAAAACCTGATCTAGAAAGGCAGAAACAAGTATTAGAGTTGTTCTGCGCGACTCATGGTTGGCAGTATCAAATTATTGATGATCTAGGTTCTGGCTTAAATTACAGCAAGCGAGGACTGCAAAGATTAATCAGAATGATTACTGACAATCAGGTTGAGAGATTGGTCTTAACCCATAAAGATAGATTATTGAGATTTGGTTCTGAATTGATTTTTAGTTTGTGTGAGCATTTTGGTACAGAAGTAGTAATTATTAATCGTACAGAAGATGCCAGTTTTGAAGAAGATTTAGCAAAAGATGTATTAGAAATAATTACAGTGTTTTCGGCTCGATTGTATGGAAGTCGTAGTCATAAAAATAAAAAGATTGTTGAGGATTTGAGGGAAGTTGCTGAAAAGCTTTAA
- a CDS encoding Uma2 family endonuclease yields MVQTPTKQLTLEEFLKLPETKPASEYINGQIIQKPMPQGKHSKLQGKLVTTINNVVEEPKIALAFPELRCTFGGRAIVPDVTVFAWDRIPVDENGDIANVFPIYPDWTIEILSPDQKQTKVTGNILHCLQHGTKLGLLIDPDVRSILVYPSGQQPQILQEATDLLPVPKLLAELKLTVGDIFSWLQLG; encoded by the coding sequence ATGGTACAAACACCTACAAAACAACTTACTCTAGAAGAATTTCTTAAACTGCCAGAAACTAAGCCAGCTAGTGAATATATTAACGGTCAAATCATCCAGAAACCTATGCCCCAGGGAAAACACAGTAAATTACAAGGAAAATTAGTTACAACTATTAATAACGTTGTAGAAGAACCAAAAATTGCCTTAGCTTTCCCAGAATTACGCTGTACCTTTGGCGGACGTGCCATTGTTCCTGATGTTACAGTTTTTGCATGGGATAGAATACCTGTTGATGAAAATGGCGATATTGCTAACGTCTTCCCAATATATCCAGACTGGACAATTGAAATACTATCTCCAGATCAAAAGCAAACAAAAGTTACCGGAAATATTTTGCACTGCTTACAACATGGAACTAAATTAGGTTTGCTAATAGATCCTGATGTGCGTTCAATCTTAGTTTATCCATCAGGGCAACAACCGCAAATATTACAAGAAGCAACGGATTTATTACCTGTTCCCAAATTACTAGCAGAATTAAAATTGACAGTAGGAGATATATTTAGTTGGTTACAATTAGGTTAA
- a CDS encoding RNA-guided endonuclease InsQ/TnpB family protein, which produces MLKSFKTKLDLNNKQRTLAAKHAGVSRHAWNWGLDICLKALDNQEKLPTAIDLHKRLVAEVKSVHTWYYEVSKCPPQEALRNLYKAFQHWFKVPGRGKPKFKKKNVKDSFYLEGSIKISGNRIKFPIFGWVKCYEILPTVQPKNVTVTKRAGDWYVSFKYELEQKVTPKRRDKIGVDIGINALATCSDGSVFPNLKAYRKAKRKLAHLQRSVCRKEKGSNNRNKANLKVAKLHRRIANIRQDAIHKLTTWLAKNHGEIKIEDLNVSGMLKNHRLASAIADCGFYEFRRQLEYKSGWYGSTIIKVDRFYPSSQVCSCCNNRQKMPLKTRVFNCGNCGTTLDRDYNASINLERWHESIDYPKTVSSTGIACGGSHQLNGTAVKDSVKQELDIKFIPKQLSLFDE; this is translated from the coding sequence TTGCTGAAAAGCTTTAAGACCAAACTAGACCTTAATAACAAGCAACGCACATTGGCAGCTAAACACGCAGGGGTAAGTCGTCATGCGTGGAATTGGGGTTTAGATATTTGTCTTAAGGCTTTAGACAATCAAGAAAAATTACCGACAGCGATTGATTTACATAAACGGTTAGTAGCCGAGGTCAAATCTGTTCATACTTGGTATTATGAGGTTTCAAAATGTCCACCTCAAGAAGCATTAAGGAACTTATACAAAGCTTTTCAGCACTGGTTTAAAGTCCCTGGACGAGGCAAACCTAAGTTTAAGAAAAAGAATGTTAAAGACAGCTTCTACCTAGAAGGTAGTATAAAAATTAGTGGCAATAGAATTAAATTCCCCATTTTCGGATGGGTAAAATGCTATGAAATATTGCCTACTGTACAACCTAAAAACGTGACTGTGACTAAAAGGGCGGGTGATTGGTATGTTAGTTTTAAATACGAGTTAGAGCAAAAAGTAACACCAAAACGCCGAGATAAGATAGGCGTTGATATTGGGATAAATGCTTTAGCTACTTGTTCTGATGGTTCAGTTTTTCCTAACCTTAAAGCTTACCGCAAAGCTAAAAGGAAACTGGCTCACCTGCAACGCTCAGTTTGTCGTAAAGAAAAAGGCTCTAACAATCGTAACAAGGCTAATTTAAAAGTTGCCAAGCTTCATCGTAGGATTGCCAATATCAGACAAGACGCAATTCATAAACTAACAACATGGTTAGCCAAGAATCACGGCGAGATTAAAATTGAGGATCTGAATGTTTCAGGTATGCTCAAAAACCATAGGTTGGCTAGTGCCATTGCTGATTGCGGATTTTACGAGTTTAGGCGACAACTTGAATATAAGTCGGGGTGGTATGGTTCAACAATTATTAAAGTTGATCGGTTTTACCCTAGTTCTCAAGTGTGTAGTTGTTGCAACAATCGTCAAAAGATGCCACTAAAAACACGAGTTTTTAACTGTGGTAATTGTGGCACGACATTAGATCGTGATTACAATGCCAGTATCAATTTAGAACGCTGGCATGAAAGTATTGATTATCCCAAAACCGTCAGTTCGACGGGGATTGCCTGTGGAGGATCACATCAACTTAATGGCACTGCTGTTAAGGATTCAGTGAAACAGGAACTAGACATCAAATTTATTCCCAAACAGTTATCACTGTTCGATGAGTAG